Proteins encoded by one window of Erythrobacter sp.:
- a CDS encoding DUF805 domain-containing protein, protein MGWMILPLKRYADFSGRSRRMEFWMFTLFFWIVTIVLGLIAMSGIPWTGLESWNPEQEWGGTIMFMIGAVLLVIWWLGTLVPVTAVTVRRLHDRGLSGWWYGGLIIAGFVPLVNMITFPGYLVLLVFLCLPSQEGTNKWGPSPFDPGMASVFR, encoded by the coding sequence ATGGGATGGATGATCCTGCCGTTGAAGCGATACGCCGATTTCAGCGGTCGTTCGCGGCGGATGGAATTCTGGATGTTCACGCTGTTCTTCTGGATCGTCACCATAGTGCTGGGGCTGATTGCCATGTCCGGCATACCATGGACCGGACTAGAATCCTGGAACCCGGAACAGGAATGGGGCGGCACGATCATGTTCATGATCGGAGCGGTTCTGCTGGTGATATGGTGGCTGGGAACGCTGGTGCCTGTCACCGCCGTCACCGTGCGCCGCCTGCACGATCGTGGGTTGTCGGGCTGGTGGTACGGCGGGCTGATCATTGCGGGCTTCGTCCCGCTGGTGAACATGATCACTTTTCCCGGCTATCTGGTCCTGCTGGTATTCCTGTGCCTGCCAAGCCAGGAAGGAACCAACAAGTGGGGGCCAAGCCCGTTCGATCCGGGCATGGCGAGCGTTTTCAGGTAG
- a CDS encoding RDD family protein, with protein sequence MPYAGFWIRVGAYLIDAILLGIVGAVIGGIFGATGGMTATDPNDVMGATSPLLNLVSIAIGVAYFGGMESSSWQATLGKKACGLIVTDTNGNRISLGKAIGRYFAKILSALILLIGFIMVAFTDKKQGLHDMLAGTLVLKGQPGSHGTAGVFD encoded by the coding sequence ATGCCTTATGCCGGTTTCTGGATTCGCGTGGGTGCCTATCTGATTGATGCGATTCTGCTCGGAATTGTCGGCGCAGTGATCGGGGGGATTTTCGGCGCCACGGGTGGCATGACGGCTACCGATCCCAACGATGTGATGGGCGCAACCAGCCCGTTGCTCAATCTGGTAAGCATTGCCATCGGCGTGGCATATTTCGGCGGAATGGAAAGTTCATCCTGGCAGGCAACACTGGGCAAGAAGGCCTGCGGCCTGATCGTTACCGATACCAACGGCAACCGCATCAGCCTGGGGAAGGCCATCGGCCGCTATTTCGCCAAGATCCTCTCGGCCCTCATCCTGCTGATCGGTTTCATCATGGTCGCTTTCACCGACAAGAAGCAGGGCCTGCACGATATGCTGGCAGGGACGCTGGTGCTCAAGGGCCAGCCAGGAAGCCACGGTACGGCGGGCGTTTTCGACTGA
- a CDS encoding ABC transporter permease codes for MSWTRAWTIARRDLASGFRGLRLLLVCLFLGVGALAAIGSLTSAIQGELDSQGQTILGGDFEVELWQRQLTGEESEFLAQYGTLSPGYRLQAMASTEEVAVPIELKAVADNYPMFGTLLLEGSGAASAPAAGEAYLSSGAAERLDVALGDSITIGTQQMTVAGIIAEEPDRLSEGFALGQTVIVPLEMPETAGLTAPGAMFESKTRLAFDSPTDAEALEEALAEEFPGVPFDTRTADRASPGAERFVSQMGEFLALVGLAALVIAGIGIGGGVNSYLEARRNSIATLKILGATSGDIARIYALEVGAAALAGSLAGLVAGVLVTPLLASALGSLLPVTSDFVVDPWALLRALLFGLLVALVFAAPPLARAKSFPAMALMRARVSPLARQWRDAALPVGLGLAGIAVLAIAFSPQPLLSAGFLAGTAAVLGLLALLGRGIRSAAARAPRPADPIARAALANLHRPGAATGALVTALGFGLSAFVLLASLQSSLDGNIQRSVPERAPDYFVLDIPKDGLEQFYTIVDDISSDAVVDAVPTMRGSIVSYGPEDAQIVVAELEELPEGAWGLSGERGLTYAADLPEGNVVTDGEWWPDDYDGENLVSVDEELALAAGIEVGHSITVSILGVERTARVANLRRIDWESLGFNNVYIFSPNTLEDTPHNLAATIDLPEGTEAGGLLRSLVTAFPSSSVIEVGPLLTEARAILDQVSLAILAAASVAVLAGIAVLLGAIAAARAARTYDTVILRVLGASRGQLLALQFAEFGLLAGVLAGVALLLGTGVAWLIVTQMFEFDWLPDWTEILAVLGGGLVLVLAFAFAASLPLLRARPAQTLRSL; via the coding sequence GGGCGAGCTGGACTCGCAGGGGCAGACGATCCTCGGCGGCGATTTTGAAGTTGAACTGTGGCAGCGGCAATTGACCGGCGAGGAAAGCGAATTTCTCGCGCAATATGGCACGCTGTCGCCGGGATACCGCTTGCAGGCCATGGCCAGCACCGAAGAAGTCGCCGTGCCGATCGAACTGAAGGCGGTGGCGGACAATTACCCGATGTTCGGCACGCTGCTGCTCGAAGGATCGGGCGCGGCCTCGGCTCCGGCGGCGGGTGAGGCGTACCTTTCCTCCGGCGCGGCGGAGCGGCTGGACGTGGCTTTGGGCGATTCAATCACCATCGGCACGCAACAGATGACCGTGGCAGGGATCATCGCCGAGGAACCGGATCGCTTGTCCGAAGGCTTCGCGCTCGGCCAGACCGTGATCGTTCCGCTGGAAATGCCCGAAACGGCGGGGCTGACCGCGCCCGGCGCGATGTTCGAAAGCAAGACCCGCCTCGCCTTCGACAGCCCGACCGATGCCGAAGCGCTGGAAGAAGCGCTGGCGGAAGAATTCCCCGGCGTTCCCTTCGATACCCGCACCGCAGATCGCGCCAGCCCCGGCGCGGAGCGGTTCGTCAGCCAGATGGGCGAATTCCTTGCGCTGGTCGGCCTCGCGGCGCTGGTGATCGCCGGGATCGGCATAGGTGGCGGAGTGAATTCCTATCTGGAGGCGCGGCGCAATTCTATCGCCACGCTCAAGATCCTCGGCGCGACATCGGGCGATATTGCCCGCATCTATGCGCTGGAAGTGGGCGCCGCGGCTTTGGCGGGTTCGCTCGCCGGATTGGTGGCGGGCGTGCTGGTGACGCCGCTGCTGGCCTCTGCGCTCGGTTCGCTGCTGCCGGTGACAAGCGACTTCGTGGTCGATCCATGGGCGCTGCTGCGCGCTTTGCTGTTCGGACTGCTGGTGGCGCTGGTCTTCGCCGCGCCGCCGCTTGCCCGCGCCAAGAGCTTCCCGGCGATGGCGCTGATGCGCGCGCGGGTCTCACCGCTGGCCCGCCAGTGGCGCGATGCGGCGCTGCCGGTGGGGCTTGGTCTCGCCGGGATCGCGGTGCTGGCGATTGCCTTCTCGCCGCAGCCGTTGCTCTCGGCAGGGTTCCTCGCCGGGACTGCCGCCGTGCTCGGCCTGCTGGCGCTGTTGGGGCGCGGCATCCGGTCCGCCGCCGCGCGCGCACCGCGCCCGGCCGATCCGATTGCCCGCGCCGCGCTCGCCAATCTCCACCGCCCCGGTGCCGCTACCGGCGCGCTGGTGACCGCGCTCGGCTTCGGCCTCAGCGCCTTCGTGCTGCTGGCCTCGCTGCAATCGAGCCTCGACGGTAATATCCAGCGCTCGGTGCCCGAACGCGCGCCCGACTATTTCGTGCTCGACATCCCCAAGGACGGGCTGGAGCAGTTCTACACCATCGTGGACGATATTTCGTCCGATGCGGTGGTGGACGCCGTACCGACCATGCGCGGCTCAATCGTTTCCTACGGGCCGGAGGACGCGCAGATCGTCGTCGCCGAGCTGGAGGAATTGCCCGAAGGCGCCTGGGGCCTTTCGGGCGAGCGCGGGCTGACCTACGCCGCTGACCTGCCCGAAGGCAATGTGGTGACCGACGGTGAATGGTGGCCCGACGACTACGACGGCGAGAACCTCGTCTCGGTGGACGAGGAACTCGCCCTCGCTGCGGGGATCGAAGTCGGCCACTCCATCACCGTGTCGATCCTCGGCGTCGAGCGCACTGCGCGGGTGGCCAACCTGCGGCGGATCGACTGGGAAAGCCTCGGCTTCAACAACGTCTATATCTTCTCCCCCAACACGCTGGAGGACACCCCGCACAATCTCGCCGCCACTATCGACCTGCCTGAGGGGACCGAAGCGGGCGGCCTGCTGCGCAGCCTCGTCACCGCCTTCCCCTCGTCCAGCGTGATAGAAGTCGGTCCGCTGCTGACCGAAGCGCGGGCCATCCTCGACCAGGTCTCGCTCGCTATCCTTGCCGCCGCCTCGGTGGCGGTGCTGGCGGGGATCGCGGTGCTGCTCGGCGCGATTGCGGCCGCGCGGGCGGCGCGCACCTATGATACCGTGATCCTGCGCGTGCTCGGCGCGAGCCGGGGGCAATTGCTGGCGCTGCAATTCGCCGAATTCGGCCTGCTCGCGGGCGTGCTGGCGGGCGTAGCGCTGCTGCTGGGGACCGGGGTGGCGTGGCTGATCGTCACCCAGATGTTCGAATTCGACTGGCTGCCCGACTGGACCGAAATCCTCGCCGTGCTCGGCGGCGGGCTGGTGCTTGTGCTGGCCTTCGCCTTCGCCGCCTCGCTCCCGTTGCTGCGGGCGCGCCCGGCGCAGACGTTGAGGTCGTTGTAA